One stretch of Streptomyces agglomeratus DNA includes these proteins:
- a CDS encoding helicase associated domain-containing protein yields MGGRIVRGARWAAEHGHLLAPLDATYQGAAVGIWLKNARAAARKAAEVERRRAEGLPVQSSAGRCRGAA; encoded by the coding sequence ATGGGAGGAAGGATTGTCCGCGGCGCGCGGTGGGCCGCCGAACACGGCCACCTCCTCGCCCCACTGGACGCCACCTACCAGGGAGCGGCCGTGGGTATCTGGCTCAAGAACGCACGGGCTGCGGCCCGGAAAGCTGCCGAGGTCGAACGGCGGCGTGCCGAAGGGCTGCCGGTCCAGTCGTCGGCCGGGCGATGCCGCGGAGCGGCGTGA
- a CDS encoding helicase associated domain-containing protein yields MAGEWQRCFHLVRMHLDAGEALPTRAGEILRQGEDLGRWVMSVRLGWDRLTGVQQWMCEHVLGIAPVSEDEKPKRRTSQAQKWAMHLAAARQYYEREGHLQVPRKHVERMVGEDGNGGSGEDQEVRELKLGAWIGNQRSRAATLTPSAWSNCPRSACGGHERSDVAIL; encoded by the coding sequence ATGGCCGGTGAATGGCAGCGGTGCTTCCACCTGGTCCGGATGCACCTGGACGCAGGTGAGGCGCTGCCCACCCGGGCGGGCGAGATCCTGCGCCAGGGCGAGGATCTGGGGCGGTGGGTGATGTCGGTGAGGCTCGGGTGGGACCGGCTCACCGGCGTGCAGCAGTGGATGTGCGAACACGTCCTCGGCATCGCACCCGTCAGCGAGGACGAGAAGCCCAAGCGGCGGACCAGCCAGGCACAGAAGTGGGCCATGCACCTCGCCGCCGCCCGGCAGTACTACGAACGCGAAGGACACCTTCAGGTCCCGAGGAAGCACGTCGAGCGGATGGTCGGCGAGGACGGGAACGGTGGTAGTGGCGAGGACCAGGAGGTACGGGAACTCAAGCTGGGGGCCTGGATCGGGAATCAGCGGAGCAGGGCCGCAACGCTGACGCCGAGCGCGTGGAGCAACTGTCCAAGATCGGCATGCGGTGGACATGAGCGATCTGATGTCGCGATCTTGTGA
- a CDS encoding winged helix-turn-helix transcriptional regulator, whose translation MTTDAYLADCRARLAFDLLSNTWNAVLIWVLRDGPKRPGELRERIGGISPKVLTETLRRLEFNGLVVRNAYGEAPPRVEYELTALGRTLLGPIDALGAWAFEHGDEVMAAQEWVGELPARDLLCTR comes from the coding sequence GTGACGACCGATGCCTACCTCGCTGACTGCCGCGCCCGCCTCGCCTTCGACCTCCTGTCCAACACCTGGAACGCCGTGCTGATCTGGGTCCTGCGGGACGGTCCCAAGCGCCCCGGCGAACTACGCGAGCGCATCGGCGGCATCAGTCCCAAGGTCCTGACCGAGACGCTGCGGCGGCTGGAGTTCAACGGGCTGGTGGTACGGAATGCCTATGGCGAAGCGCCGCCTCGTGTGGAGTACGAACTCACCGCTCTGGGGCGGACGTTGCTCGGTCCGATCGACGCGCTTGGCGCGTGGGCCTTCGAGCACGGCGATGAGGTCATGGCCGCCCAGGAATGGGTGGGTGAGCTCCCAGCCCGTGACCTCCTCTGCACGCGTTAG
- a CDS encoding thioredoxin family protein — MAKRVHRPREDAEFNFILGMSEVPVLAYFTGTWPKAIEPCRVMDLVVGGIADHYTGRLTAVRADITRCPAATERYGITGAPSYVLLKEGEAVAHGTGPMTIAEVRKLLDGHL; from the coding sequence ATGGCGAAGCGGGTTCACCGACCCCGTGAGGACGCGGAGTTCAATTTCATCCTCGGGATGAGCGAAGTTCCGGTCCTCGCATACTTCACCGGGACATGGCCCAAGGCAATCGAGCCCTGCCGGGTGATGGACCTCGTCGTGGGTGGAATCGCCGACCACTACACGGGCCGCCTGACGGCTGTCCGCGCCGACATCACGCGTTGTCCGGCCGCAACCGAGCGATACGGGATCACCGGAGCCCCGTCCTACGTCCTGCTGAAGGAGGGAGAGGCGGTGGCGCACGGCACGGGGCCTATGACCATCGCCGAGGTACGGAAGCTCCTGGACGGCCACCTCTGA
- a CDS encoding PucR family transcriptional regulator has protein sequence MSHAIRRASELALDETTVTALRAALKSTADEVVQAIIDEVPPYANALSGHMGATIRRAVRTALGHYLDLATGDATGGDAGDAAYELGRGEVRDGRSMDALLSAYRVGARVAWRCLAAGAVPAGLPAAEVAKFAELTFAYIDELSAASAAGHADELAARGRAHERHLEHLARDLLAGASPDVLLASVQRAGWQPPVSLTAVLLPAAQARPAYRTLDPSTLVLDDLPDATGVLLVPDADRSHLLRQLTDRTAVVGPARPWTRASASYARAVRARLLSSDIRDTEDHLPELVLSADADAFADLRARALAPLRTLPVATARRLEETLRAWLLHQGRRDEVAAELFVHPQTVRYRMSQLRELFPDLASPHRVLELTLALGLRVS, from the coding sequence GTGAGCCATGCAATCCGGAGGGCCAGCGAACTGGCCCTGGATGAGACGACGGTCACCGCACTTCGGGCCGCGCTGAAGAGCACCGCCGACGAGGTTGTCCAGGCGATCATCGACGAGGTCCCTCCCTACGCCAACGCCCTTTCGGGCCACATGGGCGCCACCATCCGCCGAGCCGTCCGCACCGCCCTGGGGCACTACCTGGACCTCGCGACCGGGGACGCCACAGGCGGCGACGCCGGTGACGCAGCCTACGAGCTGGGCCGTGGCGAGGTGCGCGACGGCCGTTCGATGGACGCCCTGCTCAGCGCCTACCGCGTCGGCGCCCGCGTGGCCTGGCGATGCCTGGCAGCGGGTGCCGTACCCGCAGGTCTGCCCGCCGCCGAGGTCGCCAAGTTCGCCGAGCTGACCTTCGCCTACATCGACGAGCTCTCCGCCGCGAGCGCCGCGGGCCACGCCGACGAACTGGCCGCCCGGGGCAGGGCCCACGAGCGCCACCTGGAACACCTGGCCCGCGACCTTCTCGCCGGCGCGAGCCCGGACGTGCTGCTGGCCTCTGTGCAACGGGCCGGGTGGCAGCCTCCGGTTTCGCTGACCGCGGTCCTGCTGCCCGCCGCCCAGGCCCGGCCTGCCTACCGCACGCTCGACCCGAGCACCCTCGTCCTCGACGATCTGCCGGACGCCACCGGTGTGCTGCTCGTCCCCGATGCCGACCGATCACATCTCTTGCGGCAGCTGACCGACCGCACCGCAGTGGTCGGCCCGGCCCGGCCCTGGACTCGTGCGTCCGCCTCGTACGCACGAGCCGTACGCGCGCGCTTGCTCTCCTCTGACATTCGCGACACCGAGGACCACCTGCCCGAGCTGGTGCTGAGCGCCGACGCGGACGCGTTCGCAGACCTGCGTGCCCGAGCCCTCGCACCGTTGCGGACCTTGCCTGTCGCGACCGCACGGCGGCTGGAGGAAACGTTGCGGGCGTGGCTGCTGCACCAGGGCAGGCGGGACGAAGTGGCGGCGGAGCTGTTCGTCCATCCCCAGACAGTCCGCTACCGGATGTCGCAGCTGAGGGAGCTGTTTCCGGATCTCGCATCGCCACACCGGGTCCTTGAACTGACGCTGGCGCTCGGTCTTCGGGTCAGCTGA
- a CDS encoding ferredoxin reductase encodes MTSTALRRRAWKLLEMVTTPLLPSDYLDLVSPLRAGADLRGRIEAVHPETGDAATLVIRPGRGWRGHTAGQYVRIGVDVDGVRLWRAYSLTSPTNRKDGRVTITVKAILDGKVSNHLVRRAKPGTLIQLDQPTGDFVLPQAKPAKVLYLTAGSGITPVMGMLRDTEFDDVVMVHCAPRPQDVIFRSELHDLVADKKLRLTEVHTDTDGMLDIARLDELVPDWAERETWACGPAGLLDAAEEHWMEHGAQERLHTERFRPGIVVAGDGGGGEVTFSATGKRVDADGATPLLDIGEEAGVLMPSGCRMGICFGCVTPLKAGAVRDLRTGEITEAEPGVLIQTCVSAAAGPCDIER; translated from the coding sequence ATGACGAGTACAGCCCTGCGCCGCAGGGCGTGGAAACTGCTGGAGATGGTCACGACGCCGCTGCTGCCGTCGGACTACCTCGACCTGGTCAGCCCGCTGCGTGCGGGCGCCGACCTGCGTGGGCGCATCGAGGCCGTGCACCCCGAGACGGGTGACGCCGCGACCCTGGTGATCAGGCCGGGACGGGGCTGGCGCGGCCACACGGCCGGTCAGTACGTGCGGATCGGGGTCGACGTCGACGGGGTGCGCCTGTGGCGTGCCTACTCCCTCACCTCGCCGACCAACCGCAAGGACGGCCGCGTCACGATCACCGTGAAGGCGATCTTGGACGGCAAGGTCAGCAACCACCTGGTCCGCAGGGCGAAACCGGGCACGCTGATCCAGCTCGACCAGCCGACCGGTGACTTCGTGCTGCCGCAGGCCAAGCCCGCCAAGGTGCTCTACCTGACGGCCGGCAGCGGCATCACGCCCGTGATGGGCATGCTGCGCGACACCGAGTTCGACGACGTCGTCATGGTCCACTGCGCGCCACGGCCGCAAGACGTGATCTTCCGCAGCGAACTGCACGACCTGGTCGCGGACAAGAAGCTGCGGCTCACCGAGGTGCACACCGACACGGACGGCATGCTCGACATCGCCCGTCTCGACGAACTCGTGCCCGACTGGGCCGAGCGCGAGACCTGGGCCTGCGGGCCCGCGGGCCTGCTCGACGCCGCCGAAGAGCACTGGATGGAGCACGGCGCACAAGAGCGCCTGCACACCGAACGCTTCCGCCCCGGCATCGTCGTCGCCGGCGACGGCGGCGGCGGCGAGGTCACGTTCAGCGCCACCGGCAAGAGGGTCGACGCGGACGGCGCCACACCGTTGCTGGACATCGGCGAGGAGGCCGGCGTGCTCATGCCCTCCGGGTGCCGCATGGGCATCTGCTTCGGCTGCGTCACGCCGCTCAAGGCGGGCGCCGTCCGCGACCTGCGCACCGGCGAGATCACCGAGGCCGAGCCGGGCGTCCTCATCCAGACCTGCGTGTCCGCCGCGGCGGGCCCCTGCGACATCGAACGGTAG
- a CDS encoding fatty acid desaturase family protein, translating into MTAIDPTAHLSAEQIEELGRELDAIRDEVIAGRGEKDAAYIRKVISTQRKLELVSRGVLLFSIFPPAWLLGTAGLSVAKIMDNMEIGHNILHGQWDWMRDPKIHSTTWEWDHVSPADQWKHSHNELHHTYTNVIGKDNDLGYGIMRVDEDQKWHPFHLGQPLWNFINACFFEYGIAAYDLELGKNLNKRRRNNPEFRAQAKAVGRKIRKQVLKDYVIHPLLSGPSFLTTLAATFTANLVRNIWTHSVIMCGHFPEGVQVFERHSIKGETRGQWYLRQMMGSANISGSSAMHFMTGNLSHQIEHHLFPDLPSNRYAEVAVKVRALFEKYELEYVTGPLPKQVFSAWRKVFRLSLPNKKPKIKTPDREQELVAA; encoded by the coding sequence GTGACCGCCATCGACCCCACCGCCCACCTGAGCGCGGAGCAGATCGAGGAGCTAGGCCGCGAGCTGGACGCGATCCGCGACGAGGTGATCGCCGGCCGCGGCGAGAAAGACGCCGCCTACATCCGTAAGGTCATCTCCACCCAGCGCAAACTCGAGCTGGTCAGCAGGGGCGTGCTGCTGTTCTCGATCTTCCCGCCCGCGTGGCTGCTCGGCACCGCCGGCCTGTCCGTGGCCAAGATCATGGACAACATGGAGATCGGCCACAACATCCTGCACGGCCAGTGGGACTGGATGCGAGACCCGAAGATCCACTCCACCACCTGGGAGTGGGACCACGTCTCGCCGGCCGACCAGTGGAAGCACTCGCACAACGAGCTGCACCACACATACACCAACGTGATCGGCAAGGACAACGACCTCGGCTACGGCATCATGCGCGTCGACGAGGACCAGAAGTGGCACCCGTTCCACCTCGGCCAGCCGCTGTGGAACTTCATCAACGCCTGCTTCTTCGAGTACGGCATCGCAGCGTACGACCTGGAGCTCGGCAAGAACCTGAACAAGCGCCGCCGCAACAACCCGGAGTTCCGCGCGCAGGCCAAGGCCGTGGGCCGCAAGATCCGCAAGCAGGTGCTCAAGGACTACGTGATCCACCCGCTGCTGTCGGGCCCGTCGTTCCTCACCACGCTCGCCGCCACGTTCACCGCGAACCTGGTCCGCAACATCTGGACCCACTCGGTGATCATGTGCGGGCACTTCCCCGAGGGCGTGCAGGTCTTCGAGCGCCACTCGATCAAGGGCGAGACGCGCGGCCAGTGGTACCTGCGCCAGATGATGGGCTCAGCGAACATCAGCGGCAGCAGCGCCATGCACTTCATGACCGGCAACCTCTCGCACCAGATCGAGCACCACCTGTTCCCCGACCTGCCGAGCAACCGGTACGCCGAAGTCGCGGTGAAGGTGCGCGCACTGTTCGAAAAGTACGAGCTGGAGTACGTCACCGGGCCACTGCCCAAGCAGGTGTTCTCCGCATGGCGCAAGGTCTTCCGGCTCTCGCTGCCGAACAAGAAGCCCAAGATCAAGACCCCGGACCGCGAGCAGGAACTCGTCGCGGCCTGA
- a CDS encoding DUF6247 family protein, which yields MTAQPIHFDGRGGDRPRPVPPMPERTPQALRLAIQEHAPHLLPDFEAHWRRAIADAFNLTPVPAFMRLWWTQYAIARDPNLEGHLRDLEARAAKSEDAQESAALLAEYSRLRRQAAAVEPGR from the coding sequence ATGACAGCGCAGCCGATCCACTTCGACGGCCGCGGCGGTGATCGGCCCCGCCCGGTGCCGCCCATGCCCGAACGCACCCCGCAGGCCCTGCGCCTGGCCATCCAGGAACACGCCCCGCATCTGCTGCCCGACTTCGAGGCGCACTGGCGCCGCGCGATCGCTGACGCCTTCAACCTCACCCCGGTACCGGCCTTCATGCGCCTGTGGTGGACCCAGTACGCCATCGCCCGCGATCCCAACCTGGAAGGACACCTGCGCGACCTCGAAGCCCGAGCCGCGAAGTCCGAGGACGCCCAGGAGTCCGCTGCCCTCCTGGCCGAGTACAGCCGGCTGCGCCGCCAGGCGGCCGCCGTGGAGCCCGGCCGGTGA
- a CDS encoding TetR/AcrR family transcriptional regulator gives MTRAEAKERNRRALLDAAFQIVSRDGYRARLDEIAERADVTTGAIYSLFGSKNGLVVALVADYLRPYYEDVEQAVPAGLDLLEAVDAFARYYRRSCDAPDALSGLSLQITLLDMALHDPDLGSQLATSIRSQENHLIALFTGRSHNASVVTSYQAQRLTTALRALFVGLSQGVTLGLAPGADEQYFADTARALASDMSLIDHDADAS, from the coding sequence ATGACGAGAGCAGAGGCCAAGGAACGTAACCGCCGCGCCTTGCTGGACGCTGCGTTCCAGATCGTTTCCCGAGACGGGTACCGGGCCAGGCTCGATGAGATCGCCGAACGCGCTGACGTGACCACTGGTGCCATCTACTCACTGTTCGGGAGCAAGAACGGCCTGGTGGTCGCCCTGGTCGCCGACTACCTGCGGCCGTACTACGAAGACGTCGAGCAGGCGGTTCCGGCTGGACTGGATCTGCTCGAAGCGGTCGACGCCTTTGCCCGGTACTACCGGCGTAGTTGTGACGCCCCGGACGCGCTGTCTGGACTGTCGCTCCAGATCACCTTGCTGGATATGGCCCTGCATGACCCGGACCTGGGGTCTCAGCTCGCCACGTCCATCCGATCGCAGGAGAACCACCTGATCGCGCTGTTCACCGGAAGGTCGCACAACGCAAGTGTTGTGACGTCGTACCAGGCACAACGTCTGACCACCGCGCTCAGGGCACTGTTCGTCGGTCTCAGCCAGGGTGTCACCCTCGGCCTCGCCCCTGGTGCCGACGAGCAGTACTTTGCCGACACCGCCCGCGCCTTGGCATCCGACATGTCCCTCATCGATCACGATGCGGACGCTTCGTGA